A genome region from Thermococcus onnurineus NA1 includes the following:
- a CDS encoding TIGR02253 family HAD-type hydrolase yields MLRAVFFDFVGTLITKEGENVTHQRIVGDVLRRAGREDLDVVKVWGEYEAESSALFKELAGKPYVKIRDVDTEAMRKVAERYGFSVPEDFWEISIAMHEKYGKLFDDAVETIKVLKDLGLHVGIITDSDNDYIEAHLKALGIYELFDSITTSEDAGYYKPHPRPFQLALEKAGVKAEEAIYVGDNPAKDCVGAKSVGMISVLLDPSGTKRELWENCDFVVSKLGEVVEIARGMLEK; encoded by the coding sequence ATGCTCAGAGCGGTCTTCTTCGATTTCGTCGGCACGCTTATAACAAAGGAGGGGGAAAACGTAACCCACCAACGCATCGTTGGGGATGTTCTCAGAAGGGCCGGCAGGGAAGATTTGGACGTCGTTAAAGTCTGGGGGGAGTACGAGGCTGAAAGCTCGGCTCTCTTCAAGGAGCTCGCCGGAAAGCCCTACGTTAAGATAAGGGACGTCGACACCGAGGCCATGCGGAAGGTTGCCGAGCGCTACGGCTTCTCCGTTCCCGAGGATTTCTGGGAGATAAGCATCGCCATGCACGAAAAATACGGAAAACTCTTCGACGATGCCGTTGAAACGATTAAGGTCCTGAAAGACCTTGGCCTCCATGTTGGCATTATAACCGACTCTGACAACGACTACATCGAGGCTCACCTTAAGGCTCTCGGCATCTACGAGCTCTTCGACAGCATAACGACCAGCGAGGACGCTGGCTACTACAAGCCTCATCCTAGGCCCTTCCAGCTTGCCCTGGAGAAGGCGGGAGTTAAAGCCGAGGAGGCCATTTACGTCGGCGATAATCCGGCAAAGGACTGCGTCGGAGCGAAAAGCGTCGGCATGATTAGCGTCCTGCTCGACCCGAGTGGGACAAAGCGTGAGCTCTGGGAGAACTGCGATTTTGTCGTCTCAAAGCTTGGAGAGGTCGTCGAGATAGCCAGGGGCATGCTCGAGAAATGA
- a CDS encoding ASCH domain-containing protein, translating to MKHLEFDGKYADLILKGKKRATVRLGRRPNLQSGDEVLIHSGGYAIAKAVIERVESKTVGELTDEDAFLDGFSSREELIKALKEHYRYVNDDSKAHVIVFRIVERFDKPVTSSDYAYEGNLPIEIAEMALKHLDLPEGDRKLIELFLQAGSLRKAAYRLGGLNKRYLIRDALRRAYEELKKRGLMGPKL from the coding sequence ATGAAGCACCTCGAGTTCGACGGTAAATACGCCGATTTAATCCTCAAGGGCAAGAAAAGAGCCACAGTGAGGTTGGGCAGAAGACCAAACCTCCAGTCCGGCGACGAAGTGCTCATCCACTCAGGTGGCTACGCTATAGCAAAGGCCGTAATCGAGAGGGTCGAAAGCAAGACAGTTGGGGAGCTCACAGATGAGGACGCTTTTCTCGACGGATTTTCAAGCAGGGAGGAGCTGATTAAAGCTTTGAAGGAGCACTACAGGTACGTGAACGATGATTCAAAGGCCCACGTGATAGTATTCCGCATCGTTGAGCGCTTTGATAAGCCGGTTACCTCATCTGACTACGCCTACGAGGGGAACCTGCCGATTGAGATAGCCGAGATGGCCCTGAAGCATCTTGACCTTCCTGAGGGGGACAGAAAGCTCATTGAGCTCTTCCTTCAGGCGGGCAGTCTAAGGAAAGCTGCCTACAGACTTGGAGGTTTGAACAAGCGCTATCTGATAAGAGACGCGTTGAGGAGGGCCTACGAAGAGCTGAAAAAAAGGGGCCTCATGGGGCCGAAGCTCTGA
- a CDS encoding ASCH domain-containing protein, with the protein MKVYRLRVRDEYLDYIKSGEKRIEVRVAYPQLRNIKPGDKILFNNEVPAVVTGVKRYETFRQVLREEQIKKIFPDEPSFERALKRFHNMYPKWKENRYGVIAIRFKLIGEG; encoded by the coding sequence ATGAAGGTTTACAGACTTCGCGTGAGAGACGAATACCTCGACTACATCAAGTCCGGAGAGAAGAGAATAGAGGTTAGGGTGGCATATCCCCAGCTGAGGAACATAAAACCGGGTGACAAGATACTCTTCAACAACGAAGTTCCTGCCGTTGTTACGGGAGTGAAGCGCTACGAGACGTTCAGACAGGTTCTCCGCGAGGAGCAGATTAAGAAGATATTCCCTGATGAGCCGAGCTTTGAAAGGGCCCTTAAGAGGTTCCACAACATGTACCCCAAGTGGAAGGAGAACAGGTATGGGGTAATAGCCATAAGGTTCAAGCTGATCGGCGAGGGGTGA
- a CDS encoding class III signal peptide-containing protein yields MIRKAQSAIEYLFMLAAVLVLVVMAARVVLNGTKNLNEAISNYTTQVRKQILEDL; encoded by the coding sequence ATGATAAGAAAAGCCCAGAGCGCGATTGAGTACCTTTTCATGCTGGCCGCTGTGCTCGTGCTCGTAGTCATGGCGGCTAGAGTCGTGCTCAACGGAACGAAGAACCTCAACGAGGCAATATCTAATTACACCACTCAGGTCAGAAAGCAGATTCTCGAAGACCTTTGA
- a CDS encoding A24 family peptidase C-terminal domain-containing protein, with translation MDYVPLILGLVMGVATSYTDMKTGFIDDLHVFPIAGLGIVYYLYRGFFVEHNTMLALSGLIGFFIGLVLGLVLYFLGAWASGDVVILAGFSALLPYPPSTASLIPPYALNYPLYPISILLNSIIAIFPFIFLYSLGVLIVRKKFAELKEILTSGARLTVEVALWITAALGLQIVLYETIGIALGGILWWLTTVVIIILLGKAGKIGDVLGFIVLGYLIYLDPERVLWIFVRLLTTIYLFKVFLSTVKFMRTEVLMEEIPVEELEEWDILGETIFEKDGMIGRDRTDPFTRMKTAILTANLELLKPNYGRVIASPTAEGLKKEQIEELKRLVEEGKLENSFLRKKAMPFAPALFIGFLIAYFWGDIFWWIQLKIAGL, from the coding sequence ATGGACTACGTTCCACTCATTCTGGGGCTGGTTATGGGAGTAGCTACCTCGTACACTGACATGAAGACCGGCTTTATCGACGACCTCCATGTATTTCCGATAGCTGGTCTGGGCATAGTTTACTACCTCTACAGGGGTTTCTTCGTTGAGCACAACACCATGCTTGCGCTCTCAGGGCTTATCGGTTTCTTCATCGGGCTTGTCCTGGGCCTTGTTCTATACTTCCTCGGCGCTTGGGCGAGCGGAGACGTTGTAATACTGGCGGGTTTCTCCGCCCTGCTGCCATATCCCCCATCAACGGCCTCCCTAATCCCGCCATATGCCTTGAACTATCCGCTCTACCCCATCTCCATACTCCTCAACAGCATCATCGCGATATTCCCCTTCATATTCCTCTACTCTCTGGGAGTGCTGATTGTCAGGAAAAAGTTCGCCGAGCTGAAGGAGATACTCACCAGTGGAGCAAGGCTCACAGTTGAAGTGGCACTCTGGATAACCGCGGCGCTGGGATTGCAGATAGTCCTCTACGAGACTATTGGAATAGCGCTTGGCGGCATCCTCTGGTGGCTGACAACCGTTGTCATCATAATTCTCCTCGGAAAGGCAGGGAAAATCGGAGACGTACTCGGGTTCATCGTCCTCGGCTACCTCATCTACCTCGACCCAGAAAGGGTTCTCTGGATCTTCGTCAGACTGCTCACCACGATATACCTCTTTAAGGTGTTCCTCTCGACCGTAAAGTTCATGCGCACCGAGGTTCTTATGGAGGAGATTCCAGTTGAGGAGCTGGAAGAGTGGGATATCTTAGGCGAGACTATATTCGAGAAGGACGGAATGATTGGAAGGGACAGAACGGATCCATTCACGCGCATGAAGACTGCCATCTTGACAGCCAACCTCGAACTGCTCAAACCTAACTACGGCAGGGTCATAGCATCTCCCACTGCAGAGGGGCTGAAGAAGGAGCAGATTGAGGAGCTCAAGCGCCTTGTTGAGGAAGGGAAACTCGAAAACAGCTTTTTAAGGAAAAAGGCCATGCCATTTGCCCCCGCACTCTTCATTGGCTTCCTGATAGCATACTTCTGGGGCGACATCTTCTGGTGGATACAGCTCAAAATAGCCGGGCTTTAG
- a CDS encoding HAD-IB family phosphatase translates to MVRLIAFDLEGTLVKSVSSWVELHKKFGTWDKGKEYAERFFAGEFDYATWAELDALLWKGHTKEEIMEWANSVEYMDGAWELIEFLRKNNFKIAILSSGLMCLARRIASELGVDYVFANELIFDENGVITGEVNPAVDFQSKGKILENLKKELDPELTVAVGDGYNDLSMFSVADVSIAINPHEGVEGDHNVESLHEVMEIIKELLG, encoded by the coding sequence ATGGTGAGACTGATTGCCTTTGACCTTGAGGGAACGCTGGTCAAATCCGTCTCAAGCTGGGTAGAGCTTCACAAGAAGTTTGGAACCTGGGATAAGGGTAAGGAGTATGCTGAGCGCTTCTTCGCTGGGGAGTTTGATTACGCAACATGGGCAGAGCTCGACGCTTTGCTTTGGAAGGGCCATACAAAAGAGGAGATAATGGAGTGGGCTAACTCCGTGGAGTACATGGATGGTGCATGGGAGCTCATTGAATTTCTGAGGAAGAATAATTTCAAAATAGCAATACTAAGCAGCGGGCTGATGTGCCTTGCAAGGAGGATAGCCAGCGAGCTTGGCGTTGACTACGTCTTTGCCAACGAGCTGATTTTTGACGAGAACGGGGTTATTACTGGGGAGGTAAATCCTGCTGTGGATTTCCAGAGCAAGGGAAAAATTCTGGAGAACCTCAAGAAGGAGCTCGATCCTGAGCTGACGGTAGCAGTCGGCGACGGCTACAATGACCTCAGCATGTTCAGCGTTGCGGATGTCAGCATCGCCATAAACCCGCACGAGGGAGTCGAGGGAGACCACAACGTCGAGAGTCTGCATGAGGTCATGGAGATCATCAAGGAACTCCTTGGCTGA
- a CDS encoding protein-L-isoaspartate(D-aspartate) O-methyltransferase, whose product MLMEDADVLWYHTVEKLKREGIIRSEKVRQAFLKVPRYLFVLPEHKKWAHVDEPLPIPGGQTISAPHMVAIMLELAELEEGMNVLDIGTGSGWNAALAAELVKTDVYTVERIPELVEFARKNLEKAGYADRVHVIIGDGTKGFPPKAPYDRILVAAGAPNVPEPLVEQLKPGGKLIIPVGSYHLWQELYEVIKLKDGSVKVKRHGGVAFVPLIGEHGWKE is encoded by the coding sequence ATGTTGATGGAGGATGCTGATGTTCTTTGGTATCATACGGTGGAGAAACTTAAGAGGGAAGGCATAATCCGGAGCGAAAAGGTCAGGCAGGCTTTTCTGAAGGTCCCGAGGTATCTCTTCGTTCTTCCTGAGCATAAAAAGTGGGCGCACGTTGACGAACCGCTTCCCATTCCCGGCGGTCAGACGATAAGCGCCCCCCACATGGTCGCGATAATGCTCGAGCTTGCCGAACTTGAGGAAGGTATGAACGTTCTTGATATAGGTACCGGAAGCGGCTGGAACGCGGCTTTAGCAGCGGAGCTTGTTAAGACCGATGTCTATACCGTCGAGAGGATTCCGGAGCTTGTCGAGTTCGCGAGGAAAAACCTTGAAAAAGCTGGCTATGCCGATAGGGTTCACGTCATCATCGGCGATGGCACCAAAGGTTTCCCACCTAAAGCGCCCTACGACAGGATACTGGTCGCTGCTGGAGCACCAAATGTCCCAGAACCTCTCGTTGAACAGCTCAAGCCTGGAGGGAAGCTCATAATCCCCGTCGGGAGCTACCACCTTTGGCAGGAGTTGTACGAGGTAATAAAGCTTAAGGACGGAAGCGTGAAGGTCAAGCGGCACGGTGGAGTTGCCTTTGTGCCCCTCATCGGGGAGCACGGCTGGAAGGAGTAG
- the flaJ gene encoding archaellar assembly protein FlaJ, translating into MSDGKISIFTKADLDMGTYLRKVLLPYMAISAAIFLAVGVITTFLYMPTALKVLMFLIPVVLLVYAAAYPYIVADSKRISINSKMPYFITYFAVLSTSEMGRADLIAVLSHDPKLGAIADELKKVHTIVNRLHLSMPEAFRFLARRTPSTMFADFLDRLAYSLDSGVDLKDYLFQEQQTVMDDYQTFYEGALYDLDIFKEIYESIIISVVFIASFVIIGPIITGMDIATMGLYAVTMILAAEVGILLVVKFRMPEDPIWADRRGIEDPRRKRIKMAAIYSVFGSIIVALLYLAVLRPRYSIPEPFILAGVLTPFFYLGHVVNREEGSIFRKDENFPAFIRSMGSSLAASGASLVLVLKYLSAHDFGSLTQDIRALYRRLAVRVDRDRAWDFFIAGTGSWLIGIFSEIFRESLRMGAEPDYVGLIISRNFERLVRLRRKRQQSIASFVGIIYGLTGAFAFALAASFQVAVSISQMFSQMEVPTEYIGDIIHVISPSGMRFLVYLMLVMMVLHSLLSGLVIKLADGGHILGTVRYFVILSWIFAVGMYLGQTLMARMMGISSGGETAQIAFHLLGVIP; encoded by the coding sequence ATGAGTGACGGGAAGATCAGCATCTTCACTAAGGCAGACCTTGACATGGGGACATACCTAAGGAAAGTGCTCCTACCCTACATGGCCATCTCGGCAGCCATTTTTCTCGCCGTTGGAGTTATAACGACCTTCCTCTACATGCCCACTGCCCTTAAGGTTCTCATGTTCCTAATACCAGTTGTCCTCCTCGTTTACGCTGCTGCTTATCCTTACATCGTGGCCGATTCAAAGAGGATATCAATAAACTCAAAAATGCCGTACTTCATCACCTACTTCGCGGTTCTATCTACGAGCGAGATGGGCCGTGCCGACCTCATCGCGGTACTCTCCCACGACCCCAAGCTCGGCGCCATAGCGGACGAGCTGAAAAAGGTTCACACAATAGTCAACAGGCTCCACCTCTCTATGCCTGAAGCCTTCCGTTTCCTTGCGAGGAGAACTCCGAGCACGATGTTCGCTGACTTCCTTGACAGGCTAGCCTATTCCCTTGACAGTGGTGTTGACTTGAAAGATTACCTCTTTCAGGAGCAGCAGACGGTTATGGACGACTATCAAACCTTTTATGAGGGCGCGCTTTACGACCTTGACATCTTTAAGGAGATATATGAATCCATAATCATCTCGGTTGTGTTTATAGCCTCTTTTGTCATCATCGGCCCGATAATCACCGGCATGGATATTGCTACCATGGGACTCTACGCGGTCACGATGATCCTTGCGGCTGAGGTCGGTATACTCCTCGTCGTTAAGTTCAGAATGCCTGAAGACCCAATATGGGCAGACCGCAGAGGAATAGAAGACCCGCGCCGGAAGAGGATAAAAATGGCGGCGATTTATTCTGTTTTCGGCAGTATCATTGTGGCTCTTCTTTACTTGGCGGTTCTAAGGCCGCGCTACTCGATTCCTGAACCCTTCATCCTCGCTGGAGTGTTAACTCCGTTTTTCTACCTGGGCCACGTCGTCAATAGGGAAGAAGGGTCAATATTCAGGAAAGATGAGAACTTCCCAGCCTTTATTAGGAGCATGGGTTCATCCCTCGCTGCAAGCGGTGCTTCCCTTGTCCTCGTCCTTAAGTACCTCAGCGCCCACGACTTTGGTTCCCTTACACAGGATATCCGGGCTCTCTACAGACGCCTTGCCGTCCGCGTGGACAGGGACAGAGCATGGGACTTCTTCATAGCGGGGACCGGAAGCTGGCTCATCGGAATTTTCTCCGAGATATTCCGTGAGAGCCTCCGGATGGGTGCCGAGCCCGACTACGTTGGTCTGATCATAAGCAGGAACTTTGAGAGGCTCGTTCGTCTAAGGAGAAAGAGGCAGCAGAGCATAGCGAGCTTTGTAGGTATAATCTACGGTCTCACAGGCGCCTTTGCCTTCGCACTGGCGGCCTCCTTTCAGGTGGCGGTCTCGATAAGCCAGATGTTTTCTCAGATGGAGGTACCAACGGAGTACATAGGCGATATAATCCATGTCATCTCACCTTCAGGAATGAGGTTCCTCGTGTACTTGATGCTCGTTATGATGGTGCTCCACTCTCTCCTCTCGGGCTTGGTCATTAAGCTGGCCGACGGGGGTCACATCCTCGGTACTGTGAGGTACTTTGTAATACTTTCATGGATATTTGCCGTGGGAATGTACCTCGGCCAGACCCTTATGGCGAGGATGATGGGGATAAGCTCTGGTGGGGAAACTGCCCAGATCGCCTTTCACCTCTTGGGGGTGATACCGTGA
- a CDS encoding type II/IV secretion system ATPase subunit, producing the protein MAQAFSDTFEEAMARNPHLRKYVDQFRRKYGKLPEFHAQLSRDMKEILYPNILYPVGDPIFIHIYGDPATAEKKYIVIEPRIESREEEQKYSMIRDKILELAPSREIPEEQEEFERFLDALFDEAVLALIKSSKGGLFSRGQRFTITKDEMEKFRYLIKRDIIGIGPLEPIARDPYIEDIHIIGANNVSLVHKIFEMMQTNITFGDDVKLADYFKNISERIGRPVSDRTPIVDGALPDGSRINIIYSPDISIKGPSATIRKFSATPISIVQLIAWGTLSAEVAAYLWIALEYGMSVFVCGETASGKTTLLNSIIPFIKPGSKIYTAEDTPEVQVPHPVWQRLITRERGPEESRVTLFDLLKAALRSRPNYIIVGEIRGAEGAIAFQAMQTGHPVMSTFHAGDIKKMIQRFTGHPINVPITFIDNLNIAVFQQAVYVKGKFLRRTINVVEIEGYYEELGGVATRNVFEWDPVSDRHIFRGFNNSYILERKIAEIAGYEDPKEIYNELFLRAKILQRMVELGITNYWDVYREIKAFYQRGIEGLSFRI; encoded by the coding sequence ATGGCGCAGGCGTTCAGCGACACCTTTGAGGAAGCGATGGCGAGGAACCCGCATCTCAGAAAGTATGTTGACCAGTTCAGGCGTAAGTACGGTAAGTTGCCTGAGTTTCACGCCCAGCTCAGCAGGGACATGAAGGAAATCCTCTACCCCAACATACTCTACCCCGTCGGTGATCCGATATTCATCCACATCTACGGCGACCCTGCCACCGCCGAAAAGAAGTACATCGTCATAGAGCCCCGTATCGAAAGCAGGGAAGAGGAGCAAAAGTACAGCATGATCCGCGACAAGATACTGGAGCTGGCCCCATCGAGGGAGATACCGGAAGAGCAGGAGGAGTTCGAGCGCTTTCTTGATGCCCTCTTCGACGAGGCGGTGTTGGCCCTCATCAAGTCGAGCAAGGGCGGCCTCTTCAGCAGAGGACAGCGCTTCACGATCACCAAGGACGAGATGGAGAAGTTCCGCTACCTCATCAAGCGCGATATCATCGGAATTGGCCCCCTCGAGCCGATAGCCAGGGACCCCTATATTGAGGACATCCATATCATCGGTGCCAACAATGTCTCTCTTGTTCATAAAATATTCGAGATGATGCAGACCAACATAACCTTCGGCGACGACGTCAAGCTAGCCGACTACTTCAAGAACATATCTGAGCGCATCGGAAGGCCTGTAAGTGATAGAACGCCCATCGTTGACGGTGCTCTCCCAGACGGTTCCCGTATCAACATAATCTACTCACCGGACATATCCATCAAGGGCCCAAGCGCAACCATCCGTAAGTTCTCGGCAACTCCGATAAGCATTGTTCAACTGATAGCCTGGGGAACGCTGAGCGCCGAGGTTGCCGCCTACCTTTGGATAGCCCTCGAATACGGTATGAGTGTCTTTGTCTGTGGTGAAACAGCTTCCGGTAAGACTACGCTTTTGAACTCGATTATTCCCTTCATCAAACCTGGCTCAAAGATATACACTGCCGAGGATACGCCAGAGGTTCAGGTTCCGCATCCGGTGTGGCAGCGCCTTATAACCCGTGAGCGCGGTCCTGAGGAAAGCAGGGTTACGCTCTTTGACCTCCTAAAGGCGGCACTCCGTTCAAGGCCGAACTACATAATCGTCGGTGAGATCCGTGGCGCTGAGGGTGCCATCGCGTTCCAGGCCATGCAGACAGGCCATCCTGTCATGAGCACCTTCCACGCGGGTGACATTAAGAAGATGATACAGCGTTTCACTGGGCATCCGATCAACGTCCCGATAACATTCATTGACAACCTTAACATAGCAGTCTTCCAGCAGGCGGTCTATGTCAAGGGTAAGTTCCTTAGGAGGACCATCAACGTCGTCGAGATCGAGGGCTACTACGAGGAGCTCGGCGGTGTGGCCACAAGGAACGTCTTCGAGTGGGATCCAGTATCAGACAGGCACATCTTCCGTGGTTTCAACAACTCTTACATCTTAGAGAGGAAGATAGCCGAAATAGCGGGCTACGAGGACCCAAAGGAGATTTACAATGAGCTATTCCTACGTGCGAAGATCCTTCAGAGGATGGTCGAACTGGGTATAACAAACTACTGGGACGTCTACAGGGAGATCAAGGCATTCTACCAGCGCGGTATTGAGGGACTGAGCTTTAGAATCTGA
- a CDS encoding ATPase domain-containing protein: protein MVEELLKIELKGDELHRRLGGGIPAGTIMLVEGDRGSGKSIFVQRLLYGFLMNGYTASYISSQYTTVEYIKQMESLGYGIIPFLIRKKLMFVSLYPLLTGVSEKRKFFSRLFGEPRLWEPDIMIIDSFSSLFSREQDPSAVRDFLLYVKKMASLGKVIILTANTEEVDRDSLFVLEEASTMLIRLSVKVFGGDLKNSATIVKYNNAKGIFQKIIPFRVEPKVGLIVEIAAVV, encoded by the coding sequence TTGGTCGAGGAACTCCTCAAGATTGAGCTTAAGGGCGATGAGCTCCACAGGCGTCTCGGCGGGGGCATTCCCGCGGGCACCATCATGCTCGTCGAGGGTGACAGGGGTAGCGGTAAGTCCATATTTGTTCAGCGCCTTCTCTATGGCTTTCTCATGAACGGCTACACCGCCAGTTACATCTCAAGTCAGTACACTACCGTTGAGTACATAAAGCAGATGGAGTCCCTCGGTTATGGTATAATCCCCTTTCTAATCAGGAAGAAGCTCATGTTCGTCTCTCTTTACCCACTACTCACTGGTGTGAGTGAGAAGAGAAAGTTCTTTAGCAGACTCTTCGGGGAGCCCCGCCTCTGGGAGCCGGACATCATGATCATTGATTCATTCTCCTCCCTCTTCTCCCGCGAGCAGGACCCAAGCGCTGTCCGCGACTTCCTCCTCTACGTCAAGAAGATGGCCTCCCTCGGCAAGGTGATAATACTCACCGCCAATACCGAGGAAGTCGACAGGGATTCCCTCTTCGTCCTTGAGGAAGCCTCCACCATGCTGATAAGGCTCAGCGTTAAGGTCTTCGGTGGTGATCTCAAAAACTCGGCAACTATAGTCAAGTACAACAACGCCAAGGGCATATTCCAGAAGATTATCCCGTTCCGCGTGGAGCCGAAGGTTGGACTGATAGTAGAAATTGCGGCGGTGGTGTAA
- a CDS encoding flagellar protein G: protein MAAGGPASELIMFIVAVIVAGSVAGGLAYITNDIAHGMNDRGAMLADQLRTDFSIINDPNNIPVSGTGPYTYTFYIKNIGKEPFPFTADAVQVFIDGDMVPPANLTFTDVSGNTITTLGPYEVGVIKVTKGSPLTSGQYYTIMVVLENGKRRSLVFKAP, encoded by the coding sequence ATGGCCGCAGGAGGGCCAGCGAGCGAGCTGATTATGTTCATTGTGGCTGTGATCGTTGCCGGCAGCGTCGCCGGCGGATTAGCTTATATCACCAACGACATAGCCCACGGCATGAACGACAGAGGGGCAATGCTGGCAGATCAGCTCAGGACCGACTTCTCCATCATAAATGACCCGAACAACATACCAGTAAGTGGAACTGGGCCCTACACGTATACGTTTTACATCAAGAACATAGGGAAGGAACCCTTTCCATTCACTGCCGATGCAGTTCAGGTGTTTATTGACGGGGATATGGTGCCCCCTGCGAACCTCACTTTCACCGATGTCTCTGGGAACACAATAACTACTCTCGGCCCCTACGAGGTCGGCGTGATAAAAGTCACCAAAGGTAGTCCCCTTACATCTGGACAGTACTACACCATCATGGTGGTTCTTGAAAACGGCAAGAGGCGCAGCCTGGTCTTCAAGGCCCCATGA
- a CDS encoding flagellar protein, with product MGFSVSASTAIIFISFLIAASTLYTAWENSYSNVQAAREDWYELRLSQVHFDVGDVSITASGSSDVSVSFKYLGQTISGTVVVLHNGTYVSSVNLGYLIPNNYYTITVTGGADTSGAINYATFGFDNGCMLLVEYYYDSAKLAYIVNGYSTQCPMGVS from the coding sequence ATGGGATTCAGCGTATCAGCGAGTACGGCCATAATCTTTATTTCTTTTTTAATAGCCGCCAGCACCCTTTACACCGCGTGGGAAAACAGCTACTCCAACGTCCAGGCCGCCCGCGAGGACTGGTACGAGCTCAGGCTTTCTCAGGTTCATTTCGATGTTGGTGATGTAAGCATTACTGCGTCCGGTTCCTCTGATGTGAGCGTGTCTTTCAAGTATTTGGGTCAGACCATTAGTGGAACCGTTGTTGTACTTCATAATGGAACCTACGTGTCGTCCGTTAATCTTGGCTATCTGATACCAAACAATTATTACACCATTACGGTCACTGGGGGGGCTGATACCAGCGGTGCCATTAACTATGCCACGTTTGGATTTGACAACGGATGTATGCTGCTGGTTGAGTATTATTATGACTCAGCCAAATTGGCCTATATTGTGAACGGCTACTCGACCCAGTGTCCAATGGGGGTGAGCTGA